DNA sequence from the Leptospirillum ferrooxidans C2-3 genome:
GTGGAATGGTTGTTCTTGAGCCCTATCCCCCGAAGTTGGCCCTCTGCCGGAGGATGAAGGAGCTGGATTTGTCAAAGCACCAGTCTGAAATTATCCTGGAAATCATGAGAGGGCGGACGAATAAGGAGATCGCATTAAAGCTTGGCTTGGCTCTCCAGACAGTCAAGGACCACCTCTACACGATTTTTCAAGAACTTAAAGTCCGAAACCGTGCCGAACTGATCATTCACGTGATGGGGAATCTCTCTTTTTTAGAGGATGAATGACGTTTTTGACCTTCTTTCTGGTGGATTGTTGCGGTAGCGTTTATGTGGAATCATTTTTTACGGGATTTTGGATTTGAATTTTTCTTATGGAAAAATATGGATGGGAAGCGGAATGGATTCATTAAAAAATTTCGACAGGGCCAAAAGGCGCTCGTAAGAGACCGGTCTGACTTCAGGAGAGGGAGGCATTCTCGCCACTGAATAGAGGTCCCATCGACTGATTTTGGCACCACCCGCAACGAGCTTCCCCATGGCTTGCTGCATATGCTTGCTCCAGTCTCCTTCAGGATGAAAACTCACTGTTGGGGAAATATAGTCCATGACCATGGTCTGGATTGTGACAGGGGTTTCTTGAAGCGTCTCCTCGACCTGTTTCCAGTAGGATGGAAAACGGAGACCGGACCGGTCGAGAAAGGCAAAACTCTCTGCATCCGCCGCATCGATTTTAAACCAGATGGACCAGGGGATTCTCTCAGATTCCAGAGTATTTTTCTGCTTGAAAAGATCCAGCACTTTTCTCCTGGTCGATGCCTTAAAAAGCCCCGTGCCATTCGTAATGATCCGGATTGTGACTTCATGGGTGCGTTTTTGGAAAAAGGCAAGGACCTTTTCCAAAACTTCCGGGAATTCCGGAACCATTGTGGGCTCCCCGTCCCCTGAAAAGGAGACATCGGTCAGTATTCTCTGGGCCATTGGAGTCTGGTCAAATGGAGGTACGGAAAAAAACTGGTTGGTTTCCACAAGATCGATCAGGTGTGAAAGTTCGGCGATGACCCTGTCCGGGTCGACTTTCTGATGGATCTTCTGAATATGGGCCATTCCTTCCGGAGTCCTATCGACCTGACAATAGATGCAATCAAAGTTGCAGCCCTTGTCCGGGTTCATGTTAATGCCGACCGAAAGTCCTCCGGAACGTCTGGATATGACCGGGTAAACATGAATATTGTTCCTGAATCGTCTTTGATGATCTGAAAAGAGAAATTTCAATGCCGAAGATGGGTTGTCCAATGGTCCTCCCTCAGAAAGGGGCTTTCTTCAAGGGGTGGTTCGAGAGAGAGAATATGGTTGCTTTCTCCCCAGACGGTTTTGGCGGGAATAGGTGTGTATCCCCGTTCATGTTCTGGAAAATGGGGCCAAAGAGCTCCGTAGACGATTTCATCCATATGGGGTGGAAGGGGTGCCGGGAAAAAAACACTGGGGCCATTAAAGCCTTCCGGGTGAAAGGAGACGCCAAGTCCCGAGATCTTTTCGTCGAGCGCCTTGTTGTCTTTTTCATTTCGACCAAGAATCACCCACGTGGAGTCTTCGAATCGATAGTGGCGGCCGTGTCGGAGAAGTGATGCATTTTCCCTTGATCTTCCGTCATCAAGGGTAATGAAATCAGTGACCCTTTCCCGAAAATGCTCATCGGTCAAAAGACATCCTCCGGCGGGGCTTGGAATGGTCTTGAATCCGAATTTTTTGGCGAGGGCGAGTTGGGGTTTTCTGGAGCGTCCTGCCCATCCAAAAAGCTTTTTTCGGTCGACTATCCCTTCCTTTTCCATGCGAGTCTCAGGGAGGAGCCTTGCCGACAATGGGCGCAGGATTTCTCCTTCCATTCCGGCTTCCTGATCGATTACGTATAATGTATCCCTTTTTTGGCTCATGGGTCTTTGGCCGACAACCTCTCCTGTTACCAGAAAGCTCGTACCGGTTTCATCCATAACCTTCTTGGCAATGGTAAACATGAGTATCCTGCAGTCGATACAGGGGTTGACCACTGAGCCATAACCAAACTCGGGATTTTTCAATACATCAATAAAGGCATCCCCTTTTGGACGGCGGAGCAGGGGAACCCCCAATTCCGCCGCCATGGTTTCAGCAGTGTTTTCGCAGCCGAAGGGACTTTCAAGGTGGAGACCCACCAGTTCAATGCCCTGCTCCAGAAGGAGCCTGCCCGCGAGGGAAGAGTCCAGTCCTCCGGAAAGAAGTAAAAGTCCTTTCAATCAACATCCTTGTCGGAATCGGAAATGACTTCATGAATTTCAAGAACATTCGGTCCGGAAAACATTTCTCTGGGAGGGTGGTTGGAATGGGCTTTTTTAAAGGAGTCCGAGCGGGTCCAGTTCTTGAAGTCCTCCATTGTCTCCCAAAAGGTCATGACACTGTAGTACTCAGAATCGATGGGCTTTAAAATCAGGTTGCGAATGAAGCCCGGTGATCCGTCGATCAGTCCCTTCCTGTTCTTGAAGCGTTCTTCAAAGTCTTTTTCAAATCCTTTGGCAACAAGAATGCGATTGGCAACAACAAACATGGCAATCCTTTCGTTAGGGAGAGGTGAGGGGAAAAGAAGCATTCCATCCTAAGTGTGTCACATTTGTTCGTATGGTTTCGAAATTGAATCCCCTTAGTGTTTCATTGATCGGGTGCGGATTCAAGGGTCCACTCGCTGTTTGGCTAGGAGCCTTCACTGGCCTCCCACCCTGAAGGAGTCAGCTTTCTACCGGAAGGAGTCCTGGCGAGGAATCCTTCCTTCAAAAGGTAAGGCTCCACGACATCGATCAGGGTTTCGGGATCCATTTGAAGAGTTGCCGCGATGGCTTCAATTCCCACTGGGCCGCCTTCGTAGACGGACCGGATTGTTTCAAGAAACTTCCTGTCCACCCGGTTCAGGCCTCTTGTGTCTATTCCCTCCATTTGAAGGGCCTCTTTTGCCAGTGAGACTGTGATAACCCCGTTCCCCCTTACCTGAGCAAAGTCCCTGACTCTTTTTAAAAGCCTGTTGGCTATCCTTGGGGTCCCCCGTGAACGTTGCCCAATTTCATTTGCCGCATCAGGGGTCATCATGATCTCCAGAATCTTTGCAGACCGTTCCAGAATCCGGGCAAGTTCCGCGGGAGTGTAAAAGTCCATATCCCTTTGTATTCCGAATCGGTCTCTAAGGGGAGCGGAGAGGAGACCCGCTCTTGTGGTGGCGCCAACAAGGGTAAAGGTCTGAAGCCGATGGCGGAATGTTCTGGCTGCCGATCCTTTGTCAAAGACGACATCGATGGCAAAGTCCTCCATCGCTGTGTATAAAATCTCTTCAACAGGGCGTGGAAGTCTGTGGATTTCATCAATAAACAGAACCGTTCCCGGGGCCATTCTAGTCAAGATTCCCACCAGGTCCCCCCCTTTTTCAAGGGCAGGTCCTGTTGTTCCCTGAAAGGGGACGCCCATGGCCTTTGCAATCAGGCTGGAAAGCGTTGTTTTCCCGAGCCCTGGTGGGCCATGGAACAGAATATGATCCAGGGCCTCTCCCC
Encoded proteins:
- a CDS encoding response regulator transcription factor; this translates as MSKHQSEIILEIMRGRTNKEIALKLGLALQTVKDHLYTIFQELKVRNRAELIIHVMGNLSFLEDE
- a CDS encoding radical SAM protein encodes the protein MDNPSSALKFLFSDHQRRFRNNIHVYPVISRRSGGLSVGINMNPDKGCNFDCIYCQVDRTPEGMAHIQKIHQKVDPDRVIAELSHLIDLVETNQFFSVPPFDQTPMAQRILTDVSFSGDGEPTMVPEFPEVLEKVLAFFQKRTHEVTIRIITNGTGLFKASTRRKVLDLFKQKNTLESERIPWSIWFKIDAADAESFAFLDRSGLRFPSYWKQVEETLQETPVTIQTMVMDYISPTVSFHPEGDWSKHMQQAMGKLVAGGAKISRWDLYSVARMPPSPEVRPVSYERLLALSKFFNESIPLPIHIFP
- a CDS encoding thiamine biosynthesis protein; its protein translation is MKGLLLLSGGLDSSLAGRLLLEQGIELVGLHLESPFGCENTAETMAAELGVPLLRRPKGDAFIDVLKNPEFGYGSVVNPCIDCRILMFTIAKKVMDETGTSFLVTGEVVGQRPMSQKRDTLYVIDQEAGMEGEILRPLSARLLPETRMEKEGIVDRKKLFGWAGRSRKPQLALAKKFGFKTIPSPAGGCLLTDEHFRERVTDFITLDDGRSRENASLLRHGRHYRFEDSTWVILGRNEKDNKALDEKISGLGVSFHPEGFNGPSVFFPAPLPPHMDEIVYGALWPHFPEHERGYTPIPAKTVWGESNHILSLEPPLEESPFLREDHWTTHLRH
- a CDS encoding antibiotic biosynthesis monooxygenase family protein, giving the protein MLLFPSPLPNERIAMFVVANRILVAKGFEKDFEERFKNRKGLIDGSPGFIRNLILKPIDSEYYSVMTFWETMEDFKNWTRSDSFKKAHSNHPPREMFSGPNVLEIHEVISDSDKDVD
- the ruvB gene encoding Holliday junction branch migration DNA helicase RuvB, with amino-acid sequence MDLTDPTPFPEEEIEENIAEENRESNQLRPRSFEDYVGQEDVTRSLHIAIEAAIIRGEALDHILFHGPPGLGKTTLSSLIAKAMGVPFQGTTGPALEKGGDLVGILTRMAPGTVLFIDEIHRLPRPVEEILYTAMEDFAIDVVFDKGSAARTFRHRLQTFTLVGATTRAGLLSAPLRDRFGIQRDMDFYTPAELARILERSAKILEIMMTPDAANEIGQRSRGTPRIANRLLKRVRDFAQVRGNGVITVSLAKEALQMEGIDTRGLNRVDRKFLETIRSVYEGGPVGIEAIAATLQMDPETLIDVVEPYLLKEGFLARTPSGRKLTPSGWEASEGS